TTCCATACTGGCCGATTTGGATATGAAACCCGATGCACCGAGTTCGACCGCGTGGCGGATTGTTGCGGCATCGTCGGTCGCTGATACAATGATGATCGGGAGAGCAGGCTGAAGCGCTTTAAGCGTGACCAGACCGGAAAGGCCCGTGCCCCCAGGCATGGTAAGATCCAGCAGCAGCAGATCAATATCGTCGCGTTCTACGACCAGTTTTTTCGCGGCATCGAAATCGCCGACTTCGATGATTTCAGCCTCTTCAGGCAAACTGGACAGAACCTGCCGCAACGCGCCTCTGAAAAGCGGATGGTCGTCAGCGATGATAAACTGCATAAGCCTCGCACGCCATTTTCTATGTCCTCCCCGAGCGATGCATTATTACATGCAACTCTTTTGTTTTATGCCGATTTTCAATCCGGGCAACCAAAAATAGCGGTATTTGGCCTGAACATATGTCGCATTGCCGCCTTCTGGCCGCATTATGTGCTAATTTCACATATGAACGAGAGCAACCCGGCAAAGATGGGGACGGCTCTAACGGGAACGAAAAGGCACTTTATGACGCGCAATACGCTTTATCCTGAAATCCATTCCTTCAAGGAAGAGATGCTGCAGGTTTCGCCTCTGCACCGCATCCATGTCGAACAATGCGGCAATCCTGATGGCAAACCCGTTATCATGATTCATGGCGGTCCCGGCGGCGGCATCACACCTGCCATGCGTCGTCTGCACGATCCCGAGAAATATCGTATCATCCTTTTCGATCAGCGCGGTTGCGGACGCTCCACGCCTCATGCTGAACTACGTGAGAATACCACCTGGGATCTCGTGGCCGATATGGAGCATATCCGCGCTCATCTCGGTCTAGATAAATGGCAGGTATTCGGCGGCTCCTGGGGCTCGACACTGGGGTTGGCCTATGCCGAAACTCATCCTGAGCATGTCTCGGAAATAATTCTGCGCGGCATTTTCATGGTGCGCCGGTTTGAAGTCGATTGGATGTACTCCAATGGTGCAAGCATCATCTTCCCGGATCACTTCGAAGCCTATCAGGAGCATATTCCGGAAGATGAACGCGGCGATATGATCGCAGCTTACTACAAGCGTCTGACGGACCGAGATCCGCAGGTGCAGCTTGCTGCGGCTCGTCTGTGGGCGCGCTGGGAAGGATCGGTGTTGTCGATCCAGCCTGATCCGGCGCGTGTCGAAGCCTTCGGCGAAGACCTCTACGCGGTCGCTTTCGCCCGGATCGAATGTCACTATTTCCAGAACCGTGGCTTCCTAGAAAGCGATGACCAGCTTCTTCGGAATGTTGAGCGTATCCGGCAGATTCCGGGCGTCATCGTTCATGGGCGGTATGATATCTGCACGCCATTCATCAATGCATGGCAACTCAAGAAGATGTGGCCCGAAGCCGATCTGAAGATCGTTGAAGACAGTGGGCATTCCGTTACTGAACCGGGCATCACCCACGAATTGATTGAAGCAACAAAACGCTTTGCAGCATAAGATCAAAAATAAGAGGCGCATTTTCTGCGCCTCTTTCTTTCGCTAGTTTAAAAAAAGACGCCTCTAATTGGTGCTTTTTGAAAGTTCATCTTTTCTTTGAATATTTTCGCCTACAATCTAGCGAGCGAACAATTGTGATCGTGGCTGATCGCAGGAGTTCATCGTAGTGATTTATCTGGCGAAGCTTATCCGCAGCAAAGACGGCCCCGGTTAAGCTCGTGTTTGAGAGGGATACTGGCTAATGTTGAAAGAATTCAGAGAATTTGCTCTCAAGGGCAACATGGTCGATCTGGCCATCGGTGTTATCATCGGCGGGGCATTTGGTGGTCTCGTTAACTCCATCGTCAATGACATCATCATGCCGGTCATTGGTTTGATCACCGGTGGTATCGACTTCTCCAACATGTTCATCCAGCTTGCTGGCGATCCAAAGTCCACGCTCGCTGCTGCTCGTGAAGCTGGCGCGACCATTGCTTATGGTAACTTCGTTACCCTGCTCATCAACTTCCTGATCGTTGCCTGGGTTCTCTTCATCGTGGTCAAGGCGATGAACCGCCTCAAGAAGAAGGAAGAAGCCAAGCCGGAAGCTGCAGCAGAGCTGCCACGCGATGAAGTTCTGCTGGCCGAAATCCGCGATCTTCTGGCAAAGCAGAGCAAAGCCTGATTACTTTCAGAATATTTTATCAAGAGCGGAGCCTTCTGGCTCCGTTTCTCGTTTGATCCATCAATAAGGCTGATCGGATCATCACAAAATACCACATGATTTCATGTGTGCTCCTTGCTAATCAGGTGCAAGCACAACCGGATTTTATGTGGGAACAAATGACGCTTATCGCCAAACTTCGACCTGAAGCAGCCCAGTCACCCGAAAGCGGCATTGTTGCCGTTGCCAATCATGGCCGGGGTAAGCCGGGACTAATTCCGCTGTGGGTTGGAGAGGGCGATCTGCCCACTCCTGATTTCATCCGTGAGGCGGCCCAGAAGGGTATCGCAGATGGTGAAACCTTCTATACGTGGCAGGCTGGCATTCCTGAACTCCGTGAAGCGCTTGCCCGTTATCACGCGCGTCATTTCCCGCAATCCTTCAAGCCTGAAAACTTCTACGTCACTGGTTCGGGAATGCACGCCATTGAAATGGCGCTGAAGGCAACAACCGGTGCGGGTGAAGAAG
The Ochrobactrum sp. BTU1 DNA segment above includes these coding regions:
- a CDS encoding response regulator transcription factor, producing the protein MQFIIADDHPLFRGALRQVLSSLPEEAEIIEVGDFDAAKKLVVERDDIDLLLLDLTMPGGTGLSGLVTLKALQPALPIIIVSATDDAATIRHAVELGASGFISKSASMEAIGEAVHAVLAGDIWTPSDIDLDQAHDPEIEALINKIRTLTPQQTRVLTMLAEGLLNKQIAYELNVSEATVKAHVSAVLQKLGVDSRTQAVILLSRIGNDALSSEPL
- the pip gene encoding prolyl aminopeptidase, with translation MTRNTLYPEIHSFKEEMLQVSPLHRIHVEQCGNPDGKPVIMIHGGPGGGITPAMRRLHDPEKYRIILFDQRGCGRSTPHAELRENTTWDLVADMEHIRAHLGLDKWQVFGGSWGSTLGLAYAETHPEHVSEIILRGIFMVRRFEVDWMYSNGASIIFPDHFEAYQEHIPEDERGDMIAAYYKRLTDRDPQVQLAAARLWARWEGSVLSIQPDPARVEAFGEDLYAVAFARIECHYFQNRGFLESDDQLLRNVERIRQIPGVIVHGRYDICTPFINAWQLKKMWPEADLKIVEDSGHSVTEPGITHELIEATKRFAA
- the mscL gene encoding large conductance mechanosensitive channel protein MscL → MLKEFREFALKGNMVDLAIGVIIGGAFGGLVNSIVNDIIMPVIGLITGGIDFSNMFIQLAGDPKSTLAAAREAGATIAYGNFVTLLINFLIVAWVLFIVVKAMNRLKKKEEAKPEAAAELPRDEVLLAEIRDLLAKQSKA